The following proteins come from a genomic window of Candidatus Nitrospira nitrificans:
- a CDS encoding molybdopterin-dependent oxidoreductase, with protein sequence MFLSRRQFLKVSAGTVAAAAVADKVLALTALQPVIEVGNPLGDYPDRSWERVYHDQYRYDSSFTWVCSPNDTHACRVRAFVRNGVVMRVEQNYDHQTYEDLYGNRGTFAHNPRMCLKGFTFHRRVYGPYRLKGPLMRKGWKQWADDGSPELTPEAKRKYKFDSRFLDDMLRVSWDTAFTYAAKAMIVIATRYSGEAGARRLREQGYAPEMIEMMKGAGVRCFKHRAGMPILGFIGKHSNTRFNNSVLPLLDTWIRKVGPDQAQGGRYWNNYTWHGDQDPSQPFWNGTQNCDVDLSDMRFTKFNTSWGKNFVENKMPEAHWKLESIERGARIAVITPEYNPTAQRADYWIPLRPQSDGALFLGACKIILDENMQDIDYLKQFTDMPLLVRTDTLQYLDPRDVIQDYKFPDFSHSYSGRIQALKPEYIERLGGFMVWDMAKKQAVPLHREQVGWHFDKSGIEPALTGTYRVKLLNGREIDALPIYQLYLIHLQDYDLDTTHQITRSPKDLLVRWARDSGTIKPAAIHNGEGVCHYFHMTANGRAAALVLTLTGNIGKFGSGCHTWSGNYKVGIWNATPWSGVGGGVHLSEDPWHINLDANAHGKEIKYRNYYYGEEPAYWNHGDTALIVNTPKYGRKVFTGQADIADAEQVPLGRQRQPVEQRQAPLRYGAERRPQHRMSHHPGHRNDVRRQPRRHRLCRELLDGIHLSGNDGHRVESVGADLEGWDQAAVRHAERCRYVCGGGGKTRRDHGRETNERRLPLCL encoded by the coding sequence ATGTTCTTGTCACGTCGACAGTTTTTGAAGGTCTCTGCCGGCACTGTCGCTGCCGCAGCCGTGGCGGACAAAGTCCTGGCATTGACGGCGCTCCAGCCGGTCATTGAGGTCGGCAACCCGCTGGGGGACTATCCGGACCGATCGTGGGAGCGGGTATACCATGATCAATATCGCTACGATTCATCCTTTACATGGGTCTGCTCACCCAATGACACCCATGCCTGCCGTGTGCGCGCCTTCGTTCGCAACGGAGTGGTCATGCGCGTGGAGCAAAACTACGACCACCAGACCTATGAAGATCTGTATGGAAACCGGGGCACGTTCGCTCACAACCCGCGTATGTGTCTGAAAGGATTCACCTTCCATCGTCGCGTCTATGGACCGTATCGCTTAAAGGGCCCCTTGATGCGGAAGGGGTGGAAACAATGGGCCGACGACGGATCCCCGGAGTTAACCCCCGAAGCCAAGCGCAAATATAAGTTTGACAGTCGTTTTTTAGACGATATGCTTCGCGTTTCCTGGGATACGGCCTTTACCTATGCCGCCAAGGCCATGATTGTGATTGCCACGCGGTATAGTGGCGAGGCCGGCGCGCGACGCCTTCGCGAGCAGGGTTATGCGCCGGAGATGATTGAAATGATGAAGGGCGCTGGAGTGCGCTGCTTCAAGCACCGGGCAGGCATGCCCATTCTCGGGTTCATCGGCAAACACTCCAACACCCGTTTCAACAACAGCGTCCTGCCGTTGCTGGATACATGGATACGCAAGGTCGGGCCGGACCAAGCGCAAGGCGGTCGGTATTGGAACAATTACACCTGGCATGGGGACCAAGATCCCTCACAGCCGTTTTGGAACGGCACGCAAAACTGCGACGTTGACTTGAGCGATATGCGCTTCACGAAGTTCAACACGAGCTGGGGCAAGAATTTCGTCGAGAACAAGATGCCGGAAGCGCACTGGAAGCTCGAATCGATCGAGCGCGGCGCGCGCATCGCGGTGATCACTCCGGAGTACAATCCGACGGCCCAGCGAGCCGACTACTGGATTCCCCTTCGCCCGCAATCGGACGGGGCGTTGTTCCTCGGGGCCTGCAAAATCATTCTCGATGAGAACATGCAGGACATCGACTATCTCAAGCAGTTCACGGATATGCCCCTGTTGGTCCGCACGGATACTCTCCAGTATCTGGACCCACGGGATGTGATCCAGGATTATAAATTCCCTGATTTCTCACACAGTTATTCCGGCCGGATCCAAGCGTTGAAGCCGGAATACATCGAACGGCTAGGCGGTTTCATGGTGTGGGACATGGCCAAGAAGCAGGCCGTCCCGCTTCATCGTGAGCAGGTCGGCTGGCATTTCGATAAGAGCGGGATTGAGCCGGCCTTGACGGGTACCTATCGAGTCAAGCTGCTGAACGGACGCGAAATCGACGCGCTGCCCATCTACCAGCTGTACCTGATCCACCTCCAAGACTACGATCTCGATACCACGCATCAGATCACCCGCTCTCCCAAGGATCTCCTGGTCCGCTGGGCGCGCGACTCGGGCACCATTAAACCAGCCGCGATCCACAACGGCGAAGGAGTCTGTCACTATTTCCATATGACGGCGAACGGGCGGGCGGCTGCCCTTGTCCTGACCTTGACCGGCAATATCGGCAAGTTCGGCTCCGGTTGCCATACCTGGTCCGGCAATTACAAGGTGGGAATTTGGAATGCGACGCCCTGGTCTGGCGTCGGTGGCGGCGTACACTTATCGGAAGATCCCTGGCACATCAATTTGGACGCCAATGCCCATGGGAAAGAAATCAAGTACAGGAACTACTATTACGGCGAAGAGCCTGCGTACTGGAATCACGGGGATACCGCGTTGATTGTCAATACGCCGAAGTATGGACGCAAGGTCTTCACCGGCCAGGCCGACATAGCCGACGCCGAGCAAGTTCCGTTGGGTCGTCAACGTCAACCTGTTGAACAACGCCAAGCACCATTACGATATGGTGCGGAACGTCGACCCCAACATCGAATGTCTCATCACCCAGGACATCGAAATGACGTCCGACGTCAACCACGCCGACATCGCCTTTGCCGTGAACTCCTGGATGGAATTCACCTATCCGGAAATGACGGCCACCGTGTCGAATCCGTGGGTGCAGATTTGGAAGGGTGGGATCAGGCCGCTGTACGACACGCGGAACGATGCAGATACGTTTGCGGGGGTGGCGGCAAAACTCGCCGAGATCACGGGCGAGAAACGAATGAGAGACGTCTTCCACTTTGTCTATGA